A window of Benincasa hispida cultivar B227 chromosome 9, ASM972705v1, whole genome shotgun sequence genomic DNA:
CATTAGCATTTCCACATATTGTTCCTATAGTGATGGTCTGAACTATGACTTGTTGAGGATTTCCACCAATTTCTTCAAACAAAAACAACGTGTTGGTGTCATTCGATAGAAACGATCTTGAAACATGATACCATCTTTGGGAAGGATTCCCACAATTTCCAACGCACTTGCTTGGGTCATATGCGCCTCTATAGTCACAAGTAGCACTACAACTATCATTGCCAGCAATGAAAGAAGGCCAAAATCGACCTATGCTTTGTCCATTTACCCAAGCCTGACCTTTTCCCATTCCTTGCATGTCGAATGTTACAGGGTCAATTCCTGAAGGTGTCTTAAAGCTTGTTTTGTACCATGTCATTCTCCTGCCaatagattttttatttaatgtgcTCCATTTTGTTCTCTGTGAGAACATTGGATTGTAAAGTTGCTTTATTTCTCCATTTAATCCAACCTTATAAGACCATAAATTTGATGACAAATCAGTTGTGACATTTCCATCTCCAATTAGATAAATGGGACCTCCATCAATTCCAGTTGGCACAGTGTCATAAAATGCATCATAATTTTTCAATCCTACTGTGGCACTCAAAAGGGTTATAGTGTTGGTTCCGACTTTTAATAGAATGGGTTTCTCAAATACAAAACTCTGGCCATTGCTTCCCCATTGCGATCCAATGTACCGTCTATTAACAAAGGCATGAAGCACATGACCTTTTGTATTCACTTGTAGAGTTACATTTTGAAGTGAAGATGTTGAATTAGTTTCAACATTTGTCATATACCACAAGTAGTCACTAAAATCAACCGTGGTTCCTTTTTGTTCCAAAAGAAGGTTTGCATTAAATGTACCTTTTCCTTGTAAAGTATCTCTCATGGGTTCCGGAGCCCAAACCCATGACAGTTGTGCATTTTCCTTCTCATTTTGCACCTTCACAAACATAGATGTTTGGGAATTGATCTTTGCAGTGTTGAAAAGCTCTTTGTTGCAACCGTTAAGAATGCTCACAGACCAAGCTGGCACAAAGTACTTTCCATCTGCCTGCAAATCTATGGTAGCATCATTGCTGGCATCAGTGTTGCTCAAAAAACAAAACCTCTCCCCTACTGTGGGGTTGGAGAATTTCGTTAAAGTAATAAAGCTACCAAATTTTTGGTCTGAACGGGTGCCGTTGGTGAGGATCTTCTCTCCCATTTTGATGGATTCATGAAGTTGTTTGAGATGTCTCCATTTGGGTTGATTCATGTTTCCATATTCATCAAGTGGGGCATTGTAATCATAAGATGTAGTAATGAATGGACCTCCCGATGTTCTTCCAAAGTTTGTGCCTCCATGATACATGTAATAGTTGTTAAACACACCACCAGATTGAAAAAATCTTGCCACAGAAAATGCTACATCTTCTGCACTTCTATAAGGGTCTTTATCGCCCCATTTCTTGAACCATCCCACCCAATTTTCAGTAAACATTTTTGGGCTCTTAGGATTGTTAGGACTAAAGTTATCACAATAGAATCCATTGCATGTATTGATGATAGGTTGTGGGGCATCACTTTGTTGGCACATGATCCATGTTACACCAATATTGAGAGATTCAGCCATCTGAGCACACCAGTTGATATATGTTTTTCCTGCATTTCCATATGGGGTTATCACGTTTCCATACTCGTTCTCAATTTGAGCTAAGATTATTGGCCCTCCTTGTGATGCAAAGAGGTTGGCTTGTTTGCACATATTCACTATCTTTGTTGTGAAAGTTTGCATTTCATTCTTGTAGACTTGATTGTCAGTTCGAAGTTGGATTCCCGGCATATTATGCAACCACAATGGAAAGCCTCCATAGTTCCACTCACCACACACGTAAGGACCAATCCTCATCACAACATATAGCCCAGCCTCTTGAACGAGCTGGAAGAATTTGATAAAGTTTAAATGTCCAGAGAAATCATATTTTCGTCGTTGAGGTTCGTGGCGATCCCAAAAAATGTACGTCTCAATTGCATCAAGTTCACCATCTTTAGCTTTTTGAATAAGATTAGGCCACATTGCTTCGGTGCTACGTGGATAATGAATTGATCCTGAGAAGATAACACGCCGTTCACCATTGATAATTATTGCATTTGAATCATAGGAGACGCTGCCTCCTttacaaaaagaaaagcaaGATAAAGTTACAACAAGGGGAAGAACAAGCCACTGAAAGTTAaccatatttgattttacaactTTAGGCATTTCTTTTATATCGCGATCAATGTGTTTATATACAAGGAATCAAGGTAAATATGTGATAGGTCTTTCCATCAATCTTTGTACTCtatttgttgatgaattctAAATATAggaataatttaattgaatttagcTGGCCAAACTTTATCCGTATGAGTTGCTTTGGTGAAATttggaaaatactttttttagaaaagaatttcaaaaatattgttGGACCTTATCCTGAAATAACTTATCACCCAATTAAAAATATTACACCCAAAGTTTGTTTTCCCAACATGGATTTGCTTATTCATTTTCCATCTTTGGTTTGAATTTTAAAGACATCAACTTCATTTGATTAATAAAGTATGGCTAATGAATTCAATTATAGTGAATGTTGAGTTTGAGTTTTGTCTCATTAGTGTGAATCTCATGAATTCGACTATCTTTCttcaacttttttatttttagatttttcattttgtgCATTGGGGTCATATAATAAAATAGTACATGGTAAACAAAATAGGTTTCCATATGATTTTAGTCTCTCAACTCTAGGTTTAAGTTTTTATTGTCCTCATTTTTCTAAAGAAGTATACattttttccttattatttATACTGTGATAATGACATGACCTCTTACTTGATGTTGAAATGAATAAGCAATTATATATCCATGTTTTGTAAATAAGCTGCCAAATATGCGGGCTAAAGTTTTCTAACTTTTCAACATTATGTTCTTGCTATGTGTTTGGTGTCAAGAATGATGTCGTTAGTTCAAACATAACACAAGACAAATGGAATTTGTAAAACTCATAATACTAATAAAACTAACAAATAGTAAT
This region includes:
- the LOC120084787 gene encoding beta-galactosidase 15-like; the protein is MVNFQWLVLPLVVTLSCFSFCKGGSVSYDSNAIIINGERRVIFSGSIHYPRSTEAMWPNLIQKAKDGELDAIETYIFWDRHEPQRRKYDFSGHLNFIKFFQLVQEAGLYVVMRIGPYVCGEWNYGGFPLWLHNMPGIQLRTDNQVYKNEMQTFTTKIVNMCKQANLFASQGGPIILAQIENEYGNVITPYGNAGKTYINWCAQMAESLNIGVTWIMCQQSDAPQPIINTCNGFYCDNFSPNNPKSPKMFTENWVGWFKKWGDKDPYRSAEDVAFSVARFFQSGGVFNNYYMYHGGTNFGRTSGGPFITTSYDYNAPLDEYGNMNQPKWRHLKQLHESIKMGEKILTNGTRSDQKFGSFITLTKFSNPTVGERFCFLSNTDASNDATIDLQADGKYFVPAWSVSILNGCNKELFNTAKINSQTSMFVKVQNEKENAQLSWVWAPEPMRDTLQGKGTFNANLLLEQKGTTVDFSDYLWYMTNVETNSTSSLQNVTLQVNTKGHVLHAFVNRRYIGSQWGSNGQSFVFEKPILLKVGTNTITLLSATVGLKNYDAFYDTVPTGIDGGPIYLIGDGNVTTDLSSNLWSYKVGLNGEIKQLYNPMFSQRTKWSTLNKKSIGRRMTWYKTSFKTPSGIDPVTFDMQGMGKGQAWVNGQSIGRFWPSFIAGNDSCSATCDYRGAYDPSKCVGNCGNPSQRWYHVSRSFLSNDTNTLFLFEEIGGNPQQVIVQTITIGTICGNANDGSTLELSCQGGHIISEIQFASYGNPEGKCGSFKKGSWDVSNSALLVEKTCIRMENCSIDVSAKSFGLGNATNLSARLAVQALCSKNRMM